The following are encoded in a window of Halosolutus halophilus genomic DNA:
- the smc gene encoding chromosome segregation protein SMC, with the protein MYIKALVLDNFKSFGRKTKIPFYEDFTVVTGPNGSGKSNIIDAVLFALGLARTRGIRAEKLTDLIYNPGHEDGNASAGPREATVEVILDNADGALERSQVVNAAGTEDVGDVDEIRIRRRVKETEDNYYSYYYLNDRSVNLSDIQDLLAQAGVTPEGYNVVMQGDVTEIINMTPHARREIIDEIAGVAEFDAKKEDAFEELETVQERIDEAELRIEEKRDRLAQLEDERQQALRYRRLRREKEAYEGYRKASELEEKRETLEGIEDRVGDLEDELEDLQRELDERQGKVVRLQEDLEDLNAEIERKGEDEQLRIKSEIEEIKGEISRLEDRIEASEDQIEDAESKRREAFVQIDRKQETIADLEDEIREHKLEKASIKTEIQEHEAERDELEAEIEAVDTEFDELKAELADRKDDLEDAKTEKNDLQREQDRLLDEARRRSNAISEKEETIEERREELPEIERKRSDLERELEKARRNRENIAGVVDDLKAEKRRIQSDVDDLDDEIQAKQQEYAELEANAGESGDSSFGRAVTTILNAGIGGVHGAVAQLGNVPGEYAVACETAAGGRLANVIVDDDVVGQQCIEHLKSRNAGRATFLPLSDMSQRRLPNAPSDPGVVDFAYNLVDFDSEYAGVFSYVLGDTLVVEDIETARSYMGDYRMVTLDGDLVEKSGAMTGGSGKGSRYSFTGGGEGQLERVAKQITELQEERESLREELRDVEGRLDDARDRKTDAADEVRSIETEIEKLDDRRESIDEEIETLEDELAELKDERESVDERMTEIGEEIETKTATVESIEADIAEFEAELEDSKIPELTAEIEELEAEIDEREGRIAEIDNKLNELGLEKEYAEDAIEDLHDDIESAQNRKAEHEERIEECEETIGEKRETLAEKHEAVEELEAELTELKDERSELKEELADARTKRDQQQDRVNAVESKLEDSRERASNLEWEIDSLESEVGDYDPEDVPDHDTVLEMIDLLGADMEAMEPVNMLAIDEYDEVRSDLEELEDAKATLVEEADGIRDRIEQYETQKKRTFMDAYEAISAHFTEIFEQLSEGTGTLHLEDEDDPFDGGLTMKAQPGDKPIQRLDAMSGGEKSLTALAFIFAIQRHNPAPFYALDEVDAFLDAVNAERIGQMVEELSEKAQFVVVSHRSAMLDRSERAIGVTMQQDNVSAVTGIDLSSGEEVPADD; encoded by the coding sequence ATGTATATCAAGGCGCTCGTTCTGGACAACTTCAAGAGCTTCGGCCGGAAAACGAAGATCCCGTTCTACGAGGATTTCACCGTCGTCACCGGACCGAACGGCTCCGGAAAGTCGAACATCATCGACGCCGTCCTCTTCGCACTCGGATTGGCCCGGACCCGTGGCATCCGCGCCGAGAAACTGACCGACCTCATCTACAACCCCGGTCACGAGGACGGCAACGCGTCCGCCGGGCCGCGGGAGGCGACCGTGGAAGTGATCCTCGACAACGCCGACGGCGCCCTCGAGCGATCGCAGGTCGTCAACGCCGCCGGCACCGAGGACGTCGGCGACGTCGACGAGATTCGCATTCGGCGTCGCGTCAAGGAGACCGAGGACAACTACTACTCCTACTACTACCTGAACGATCGCTCGGTCAACCTCTCGGACATCCAGGATCTGCTGGCACAGGCGGGCGTCACACCGGAAGGATACAACGTCGTCATGCAGGGCGACGTGACCGAGATCATCAACATGACGCCCCACGCCCGCCGGGAGATCATCGACGAGATCGCGGGCGTGGCCGAGTTCGACGCCAAGAAGGAAGACGCGTTCGAGGAACTCGAGACCGTCCAGGAGCGGATCGACGAGGCCGAGTTGCGGATCGAGGAGAAACGCGATCGACTCGCCCAGCTGGAGGACGAACGCCAGCAGGCGCTGCGATACCGGCGGCTCCGCCGCGAGAAAGAGGCCTACGAGGGGTACAGGAAGGCCAGCGAACTCGAGGAGAAACGCGAGACACTCGAGGGAATCGAGGACCGCGTCGGCGACCTCGAGGACGAACTCGAAGACCTCCAGCGCGAACTCGACGAACGCCAGGGGAAGGTCGTCCGACTGCAGGAGGACCTCGAGGACCTGAATGCCGAGATCGAGCGCAAGGGCGAGGACGAACAGCTGCGGATCAAAAGCGAGATCGAGGAGATCAAAGGCGAGATTTCGCGGCTCGAGGACCGGATCGAGGCCAGCGAAGACCAGATCGAGGACGCCGAATCGAAGCGCCGCGAGGCGTTCGTCCAGATCGACCGCAAACAGGAGACGATCGCGGACCTGGAAGACGAGATCCGCGAGCACAAACTCGAGAAGGCCTCGATCAAGACCGAGATCCAGGAGCACGAGGCCGAACGCGACGAACTCGAGGCCGAGATCGAGGCCGTCGACACGGAGTTCGACGAGTTGAAAGCGGAACTCGCCGACCGCAAGGACGACCTCGAGGACGCAAAGACCGAGAAGAACGACCTCCAGCGCGAGCAGGACCGACTGCTCGACGAGGCCCGCCGTCGATCGAACGCGATCAGCGAAAAAGAGGAGACGATCGAGGAGCGACGCGAGGAACTCCCCGAGATCGAGCGCAAACGATCGGATCTCGAACGCGAGTTGGAGAAGGCTCGACGGAACCGCGAGAACATCGCCGGCGTCGTCGACGACCTGAAGGCCGAGAAGCGACGCATCCAGTCGGACGTCGACGACCTCGACGACGAGATCCAGGCGAAACAACAGGAGTACGCGGAACTCGAGGCCAACGCCGGCGAGAGCGGCGATTCCTCGTTCGGTCGCGCGGTGACGACGATCCTCAACGCGGGGATCGGCGGCGTCCACGGCGCGGTCGCTCAGTTGGGGAACGTCCCCGGCGAGTACGCGGTCGCCTGCGAGACCGCCGCGGGCGGCCGGCTGGCGAACGTGATCGTCGACGACGACGTCGTCGGCCAGCAGTGTATCGAGCACCTCAAGTCGCGCAACGCCGGCCGAGCGACGTTCCTTCCGCTTTCGGACATGAGCCAGCGCCGCCTCCCGAACGCCCCCAGCGATCCGGGCGTCGTCGACTTCGCGTACAACCTCGTCGACTTCGACAGCGAGTACGCCGGCGTCTTCTCGTACGTGCTCGGCGACACGCTGGTCGTCGAGGACATCGAGACCGCCCGATCGTACATGGGCGACTACCGGATGGTCACGCTCGACGGCGACCTCGTCGAGAAGAGCGGCGCGATGACCGGCGGCTCGGGGAAGGGGTCGCGCTACTCCTTCACCGGCGGCGGCGAGGGACAGCTCGAACGCGTCGCCAAACAGATCACGGAGTTACAGGAGGAACGCGAGTCGCTGCGCGAGGAACTCCGGGACGTCGAGGGACGCCTCGACGACGCCCGCGATCGAAAGACCGACGCGGCCGACGAGGTCCGCTCGATCGAGACCGAAATCGAGAAACTCGACGACAGGCGCGAGTCCATCGACGAGGAGATCGAGACGCTCGAGGACGAACTCGCGGAGCTGAAAGACGAGCGTGAGTCGGTCGACGAGCGGATGACCGAGATCGGCGAGGAGATCGAAACGAAGACGGCCACGGTCGAGTCGATCGAGGCCGACATCGCGGAGTTCGAGGCCGAACTCGAGGACTCGAAGATCCCCGAGTTGACCGCGGAGATCGAGGAATTGGAGGCCGAAATCGACGAACGCGAGGGGAGAATCGCGGAGATCGACAACAAGCTGAACGAACTCGGTCTCGAAAAGGAGTACGCCGAGGACGCCATCGAGGACCTCCACGACGATATCGAGAGCGCACAGAACCGCAAGGCCGAACACGAAGAGCGCATCGAGGAGTGCGAGGAGACGATCGGCGAGAAGCGAGAGACGCTGGCGGAGAAACACGAGGCGGTCGAAGAACTCGAGGCGGAACTCACCGAGTTGAAAGACGAGCGAAGCGAGCTCAAGGAGGAACTCGCCGACGCGCGAACGAAGCGAGACCAGCAGCAGGACAGGGTCAACGCGGTCGAGAGCAAGCTCGAGGACAGCCGCGAACGGGCGAGCAACCTCGAGTGGGAGATCGACTCGCTCGAGTCCGAGGTCGGCGACTACGACCCCGAGGACGTTCCCGATCACGACACCGTCCTCGAGATGATCGACCTCCTGGGGGCGGACATGGAGGCGATGGAGCCGGTCAACATGCTCGCGATCGACGAGTACGACGAGGTTCGAAGCGACCTCGAGGAACTCGAGGACGCGAAGGCCACGCTGGTCGAGGAGGCCGACGGCATTCGCGATCGGATCGAGCAGTACGAGACCCAGAAGAAACGAACGTTCATGGACGCCTACGAGGCCATCTCGGCGCACTTCACCGAGATCTTCGAACAGCTCTCGGAGGGGACCGGCACGCTCCACCTCGAGGACGAGGACGACCCCTTCGACGGCGGCCTGACGATGAAAGCCCAGCCGGGCGACAAGCCCATTCAGCGACTCGACGCGATGTCCGGCGGCGAGAAGTCGCTGACGGCGCTGGCCTTCATCTTCGCGATTCAGCGACACAACCCGGCCCCGTTCTACGCGCTCGACGAGGTCGACGCCTTCCTCGACGCCGTCAACGCCGAGCGAATCGGTCAGATGGTCGAGGAACTCTCCGAGAAGGCGCAGTTCGTCGTCGTCTCGCACCGCTCGGCCATGCTCGATCGCTCCGAGCGGGCGATCGGCGTGACGATGCAACAGGACAACGTGAGTGCGGTGACCGGGATCGATCTGAGTAGCGGGGAGGAGGTACCAGCCGATGACTGA
- a CDS encoding DUF7518 family protein: protein MPKNRVEQLESTVAELESTVEGLTDELIEAKERIRVLEAELDADSPTRVPKRRRTETDAADHPAGETTEANPDDVAEAAADADEPAGDEAEDSGSDDIIVA, encoded by the coding sequence ATGCCGAAAAACCGCGTCGAGCAACTCGAATCGACGGTGGCGGAACTCGAGTCGACTGTAGAGGGTCTGACGGACGAACTCATCGAAGCGAAAGAGCGAATCCGCGTCCTCGAGGCCGAACTCGACGCCGACTCCCCCACGCGCGTTCCGAAGCGACGGCGCACGGAAACGGACGCAGCGGACCACCCAGCGGGCGAAACGACGGAAGCGAATCCGGACGACGTCGCCGAGGCAGCGGCCGACGCCGACGAACCCGCCGGCGACGAAGCGGAAGACTCAGGTAGCGACGACATTATAGTCGCATAA